Proteins encoded within one genomic window of Betaproteobacteria bacterium:
- a CDS encoding organic hydroperoxide resistance protein, which yields MDTIKPVFTATATATGGRNGHTEASDGSVSADLSVPKAMGGPGKPGTSTPEHLFAAGYAACFGGALDFVAKQHKKDATGATITCAVTIGPRDAGGFGLAVKMRVEDKSLSQSDLEALAKEAHEKICPYSHATRNNVNVEFELVGG from the coding sequence ATGGACACCATCAAACCCGTCTTCACAGCCACCGCAACGGCGACCGGCGGGCGCAACGGACACACCGAAGCGAGCGACGGTTCAGTGAGCGCGGACCTGTCGGTGCCGAAGGCAATGGGAGGCCCCGGCAAGCCGGGCACCAGCACACCCGAACACCTGTTCGCTGCCGGATACGCAGCGTGCTTCGGCGGTGCGCTCGACTTCGTGGCGAAACAGCACAAGAAGGACGCGACCGGGGCCACTATCACGTGCGCCGTCACGATCGGCCCGCGTGACGCGGGCGGCTTCGGCCTCGCCGTCAAGATGCGCGTCGAGGACAAGAGCCTTTCGCAGAGCGATCTCGAAGCGCTCGCGAAGGAAGCGCACGAAAAGATCTGCCCCTACTCGCACGCGACGCGCAACAACGTCAACGTGGAGTTCGAACTCGTCGGCGGGTAG